From Vallitalea longa, one genomic window encodes:
- a CDS encoding LrgB family protein, giving the protein MEEIINNPTFGILISIVMFEIGLYINKKTKLAIMHPLLISIGLIIGVLLIFDIPLDSYEKGGDMISYLLGPATVILAVPLYKQFHLFKQNKKPILIGIIVGVLTTITSVFALCKVFSYEQELLYTLIPKSITTPIGIEVANSIGGIPSITVVAIVLTGITGAIIAPIILKLFRINDKVAIGIAIGTSSHAVGTSKAMEMGEIEGAMSGLSIGLAGIITVLFSSLFVRILELFM; this is encoded by the coding sequence ATGGAAGAAATAATAAATAATCCAACCTTTGGAATATTGATATCAATAGTTATGTTTGAAATCGGACTCTACATAAATAAGAAGACAAAATTAGCGATCATGCATCCTTTACTGATAAGTATAGGGTTGATAATAGGAGTGTTACTAATATTTGATATTCCCCTAGATTCTTATGAAAAAGGCGGAGACATGATATCTTATTTATTAGGTCCTGCGACCGTAATATTAGCTGTTCCTTTATATAAACAATTTCATTTGTTTAAACAAAATAAAAAACCTATCCTTATAGGTATCATAGTGGGAGTACTTACAACAATAACAAGTGTCTTTGCACTTTGTAAGGTTTTTTCTTATGAACAAGAATTGTTATACACACTTATCCCGAAATCAATTACTACACCAATTGGTATAGAAGTTGCTAATAGCATAGGTGGTATTCCATCAATAACTGTAGTTGCAATTGTACTGACTGGAATAACTGGTGCCATAATCGCTCCTATAATATTAAAGCTTTTTAGAATAAACGATAAAGTTGCAATAGGTATTGCAATAGGAACTTCATCTCATGCAGTTGGAACTTCAAAAGCTATGGAAATGGGAGAGATAGAAGGAGCTATGAGTGGTTTATCCATTGGTCTAGCTGGAATAATAACTGTATTATTCAGTTCATTATTCGTTAGAATTCTAGAATTGTTTATGTAA
- a CDS encoding ABC transporter substrate-binding protein — MKNFSKVLSMFLSISMIILMIVGCSTKSSEPKETNSSKEQASEDNNSKATADKKKGGSITMMASQNWIKDIDRTLFKKFQDETGIEVKVLLTPDNGYETLLGTSLSGGSNAVDMFMFSAGSPMVSAGIPEVALDLSDEEWVSRLEPWAVAANTYKNTLYGFSTWGIDFEGVLYNKSYFDENKLEVPKTWDQFMELLDTIKGLGKIPLYESINGVWHTQSWIYAMTPVMFEEDPDFIGKLNQTADNKFASSEKLKLGLSQLYELLNAKEDGKPKYYTNDGQSEDWFGSYPSMVNRDTVMMFTYSAYVSELKQKESTDEWGMFPLPIAGNTKGISNGGGISKYINKNSKNIDLCKELLEFLSREDNLEEYYGARSDLVSASFMGVNSVKPTDATNEIIELSGGADVPVMMMRDILYWDPDMYKYLQGFAEGTTTVDEFITNIDNYRATLFEASEN, encoded by the coding sequence ATGAAAAACTTTTCAAAAGTATTAAGTATGTTTTTATCTATTTCTATGATTATTCTAATGATTGTAGGTTGTTCAACTAAATCATCAGAACCAAAAGAAACCAATTCTTCTAAAGAACAAGCATCTGAGGACAATAATTCAAAAGCTACAGCAGATAAGAAAAAAGGTGGTTCCATCACAATGATGGCGTCACAAAATTGGATAAAAGATATTGATCGTACGTTATTCAAGAAATTTCAGGATGAAACAGGTATCGAAGTGAAAGTGCTTCTGACACCAGATAATGGATATGAAACTTTACTTGGAACATCTTTATCAGGTGGAAGTAATGCTGTTGATATGTTTATGTTTTCAGCTGGTTCACCAATGGTATCAGCAGGTATCCCTGAGGTAGCTCTTGATCTATCAGATGAAGAATGGGTTTCAAGATTAGAGCCATGGGCTGTTGCAGCTAATACATACAAAAATACATTATATGGTTTTAGTACATGGGGCATTGATTTTGAGGGAGTATTATATAATAAATCTTATTTTGATGAAAATAAATTGGAAGTACCAAAAACATGGGACCAGTTCATGGAATTGCTAGATACGATAAAAGGACTTGGAAAAATACCTTTATATGAGAGTATTAATGGGGTATGGCATACTCAAAGTTGGATATACGCTATGACACCTGTTATGTTTGAAGAAGATCCAGATTTTATTGGCAAATTAAATCAAACAGCTGACAATAAATTCGCTTCAAGTGAAAAATTAAAATTAGGATTATCACAGCTATATGAATTGTTAAATGCAAAAGAAGATGGAAAACCAAAATATTATACTAATGATGGACAATCTGAGGATTGGTTCGGGAGCTATCCTTCAATGGTTAATCGTGATACGGTTATGATGTTTACATATAGCGCTTACGTATCTGAACTGAAACAAAAAGAAAGTACAGATGAATGGGGAATGTTTCCACTTCCTATAGCAGGAAATACAAAAGGTATTTCTAATGGTGGAGGAATATCAAAATATATTAACAAAAATAGTAAAAACATTGATTTATGTAAAGAATTACTTGAATTCTTATCAAGAGAAGATAATCTTGAAGAATACTATGGTGCTAGAAGTGACCTTGTCAGTGCTTCATTTATGGGTGTCAATTCAGTTAAACCTACTGATGCAACAAACGAAATCATTGAATTATCAGGTGGAGCAGATGTACCAGTAATGATGATGAGGGACATACTGTATTGGGACCCAGATATGTATAAATATCTACAAGGTTTCGCAGAAGGAACTACAACTGTTGATGAATTCATCACTAATATTGATAACTATAGAGCTACACTTTTTGAGGCATCAGAAAATTAA
- a CDS encoding peptidoglycan DD-metalloendopeptidase family protein, which translates to MCHINMKTIGRNTVALIVIFFSLIFATVLIQANMNDQSSTIYNVSYKNNQVGFIEDKEIMEQVINNIQLRLEYELNTSILIDDIVNILPVYKDDQVLMTEQELEDKLFNVLLYNKDDFFVKANVLSINEDTKVIVKDKETAESVLEDVKSGYLKDDTSAKVENIEFLESVDDASLFVATSSVVEKEEAVEQLKSSKDEKVTYSIKSGDTLYEIALNNDMSLADLLKINPQLQQDSLIHIGQELNLMIPKPVLSVKVQEKLTYQEDIKTPVEYKDDDTQYKSYSKVIQEGEPGIKEITSNVTYVNGLESEREIISEKIIKEPVKKIVAVGTRTLPVFGMPVYGMITSPFGSRWGSFHTGIDIGVRTGTRVKASESGTVIFAGWSGGYGYLVKISHSSGYTTYYAHNSRLYVKKGQKVSRGDVIAASGSTGNSTGPHVHFEIRKNGVPQNPTKYIY; encoded by the coding sequence ATGTGTCATATTAATATGAAGACTATTGGTAGAAATACGGTTGCATTAATCGTTATATTCTTTTCACTAATATTTGCTACAGTACTTATTCAAGCTAATATGAACGATCAATCTAGTACGATATATAATGTTTCTTATAAAAATAATCAAGTAGGTTTTATAGAAGATAAAGAAATTATGGAACAAGTAATCAACAATATACAATTACGTTTGGAATATGAATTGAATACATCAATCCTAATAGATGATATAGTTAATATTTTACCTGTTTATAAAGATGATCAAGTTCTTATGACTGAACAGGAATTAGAAGATAAATTATTTAATGTTCTACTATATAATAAAGATGATTTTTTTGTTAAAGCTAACGTATTATCAATTAATGAAGATACTAAAGTTATTGTTAAAGACAAAGAAACAGCAGAATCAGTATTAGAGGATGTCAAAAGTGGTTATCTGAAAGATGATACATCAGCTAAAGTAGAAAATATTGAATTCCTTGAATCTGTGGATGATGCTTCCCTTTTTGTAGCGACAAGTAGTGTTGTTGAAAAAGAAGAAGCGGTAGAACAATTAAAGTCAAGTAAAGATGAAAAAGTTACATACTCAATAAAATCTGGTGATACTTTATATGAAATTGCGTTAAATAACGATATGAGTTTAGCGGACTTATTGAAGATTAATCCACAATTACAACAAGATAGCTTAATACATATAGGGCAAGAATTAAATTTAATGATACCAAAACCAGTGTTATCAGTAAAAGTACAAGAAAAACTTACATATCAAGAAGATATTAAAACACCAGTTGAATATAAAGATGATGATACTCAATATAAATCATATTCAAAAGTAATTCAAGAAGGTGAACCTGGTATTAAAGAGATAACATCAAATGTTACATATGTTAATGGTTTAGAATCAGAAAGAGAAATAATATCTGAAAAAATCATAAAAGAACCAGTTAAAAAAATAGTAGCAGTTGGAACTAGAACTCTTCCTGTTTTCGGTATGCCAGTATATGGTATGATTACATCTCCTTTCGGATCAAGATGGGGTTCATTCCATACAGGAATTGATATAGGTGTAAGAACTGGAACAAGAGTAAAAGCTTCGGAGAGTGGAACAGTTATATTTGCTGGATGGAGTGGAGGATATGGTTATCTAGTTAAAATAAGCCATAGTAGCGGATATACTACTTATTATGCACACAACAGCAGATTATATGTCAAAAAAGGACAAAAAGTATCCAGAGGCGATGTTATTGCCGCTTCAGGTAGTACAGGTAATAGTACAGGACCACATGTGCATTTTGAAATACGTAAAAATGGAGTTCCACAAAACCCAACTAAATATATATATTAA
- a CDS encoding LamG-like jellyroll fold domain-containing protein produces the protein MNNFKNYIRVFLISITMIVSSLIPSISLTVNAQERANQDEGFIATPYMDENGIEIHNLEEAVTKEGKEFWLETTNDMPTTVIKNENSIIMKNAVIERKFNIPQIGSTEFYSQSYKNLYTEQEFLKEEVKPDIYIGLYDKPYNEIYNHKTINLDPEYYYVGGIENSNTFIFDGYEIYDECEKPFEWTPSKLYSDPSVGEWPPSGKRVVFKFRAPDTFKEAYQGINIKVIYEMYDGISAMKKRVEICNTSEHVITVGKLAPEVLNAKEDMKDQIHMETTYTCGTESTVPINTKLPCGCKNEKENSAFKELPDMVHACYEIGPGYELNKDEEFITFDVYELLHSTYWFENKCKEIKGMYKKLFPWTTDNPITFHCTQRLTKEVIDHAAEAGFEMIIQSYAAPDMSESMLTRNTDRLNHYKDLIDYAHTKGIDIGIYQAQYTLGKYRNNGASYGSNDIGQWGTWCMASAAFDDYWDNFKHFVEYTGVDCVEIDGAYPGSACDNGEEHINKDRETDPGDSSSTTTGNESKYKVHNGYYDSVVKQWENAVRTLTKTMRDLDVYVKLPAWYYLNGGNKGAIGYEEIAWSQPRHEQLLYGRQIIYNSSYGKNTSLSWSHIPFVQYHGGGDAAAFKPFREHLDDYNWVLAQNLGNGVTSDYRGDSLFDDESLPIMKKWVDFYKRHRGIINSDMIKISQAMYPENSNRQSTTKLDTLYHVNSQNDGEKGLLWVYNQSDEERTEVITVPMYYTGLTDMTYPNIPLKGSLGKNVKRYGQWPPNYSWIPSEEPNYCNETPEIGITRGQADFVKEGTNVQNMPIDSNGNVMLEVTLPPMSFTYYTIYEQGQVPETKINIGKVNDVVLTSNTEHSISFSWDKDVEVTVIQNGEICPDEPAVDYFNIYRNGELVGSSITNTYRDETLPENATFKYTVEAVVADTKGTKSDEFVAETLVDTVNPDIINVIPLEQNKIKIIFNEPIDEMSGSNIENYTFTENINVINSEVHENEVTLTVDNLIPMKTYTLTVKNVKDRSAASNVVDTEDNNVMYGYISRYPLDSIVNDKTPEIINQQQITIKNATIVKDVIGDVTKFDSSKRAYADLGTNLIKNDSDYSISMWINTTDISKQIIMSQGQDEIAENDFTVYIEDGIPKFNISNSDNAESVNLISKKSINLGEWNNIIVSCNGNSYAMYLNGDVAAEISTERVIGNYHNALYLGAITNSAGGDKIFFYNGLISDVEIFKIGLTQEQVNGLYYSNSIGFKNALAKVAYINKKYYTDNSYSIYEDAFTQLKTILENDDYDANEAVNKLISVNEAKDNLKLLDEYESAVSIYSMDEEDGNEIIDGLSGNIGNMANGDFMRLYTPFDKGIYINETQNNLIKIASPIKELDSYSIMGWFKYQPRDNNDLNDEYEMAGKQVLLSDNQMNLYIEDGKLHLNILGNVNNIELVANKSIKYDALAEEKRQAFNSFAVIRDNNNFILYQNGIEVARGTQDNVKDSSSNMYIGSDIDEDNIFNGIVDEFVFYNEAVSKTKIDRFTNNLSFDKGKATNISTGKDIFSDNMTDRHRINDGKALDLAGKDTPWSARKDNVGKLMYGIDLGKEYLIDAISFTQFYRPYGQMGYGQAGFRYYDTVIQVSTKEDFSSDVVTVFNNDINNELGMGNGKDQLFVSTELGNDIVFDEPIVGRYVRLYNSGFYTLDDSNMKSYVNVVELEAYGRDNNNDGSTKFNLQVNDNNSVEMKQGDEVAFTVTPENPDININNENIIYDVSDTSLISINEDSQTITVIKTPNTTQDITITAKTQINGVDYISEPLIVNVLGELEVKWQNLSVRDAEWILNENGEFIAPVTGKDEVLIRKGITMSEGVIQADVFLGSDNGQKQGLAIGWGNDTSDGAKQQGYEILISKNKVAIEKSGIGILKSQQYIMDDSDWVSLKTEFQNGLINVYIDDVLQLEYRDNVNIVNDSYVGLFANMWPYNENATSPKFRNTDFGENK, from the coding sequence TTGAATAATTTTAAAAATTATATTAGAGTATTTTTAATTAGTATTACAATGATAGTTAGTTCATTAATACCATCAATATCTTTAACAGTAAATGCTCAGGAAAGAGCTAACCAAGATGAAGGTTTCATAGCAACACCTTATATGGATGAAAACGGAATTGAAATCCATAACCTAGAAGAAGCAGTAACAAAAGAGGGTAAAGAATTTTGGCTTGAAACAACAAACGATATGCCTACCACGGTTATTAAAAATGAAAATTCTATTATCATGAAGAATGCTGTTATTGAAAGAAAATTCAATATTCCCCAGATTGGCTCAACAGAATTCTATTCACAAAGTTATAAGAATCTATATACAGAGCAGGAATTTCTGAAAGAAGAAGTAAAACCTGATATATATATAGGACTTTATGATAAACCATATAATGAGATTTATAATCATAAGACAATAAATTTGGATCCAGAGTATTATTATGTTGGTGGGATAGAAAATAGCAATACATTTATATTTGATGGATATGAAATCTATGATGAGTGCGAAAAACCATTTGAATGGACTCCTAGTAAATTATATAGTGATCCATCGGTTGGTGAGTGGCCACCATCAGGTAAGAGAGTAGTTTTCAAGTTTAGAGCGCCAGATACATTTAAAGAAGCTTATCAAGGAATTAATATTAAAGTAATATATGAAATGTATGATGGTATTTCAGCGATGAAAAAGCGTGTTGAAATATGTAATACATCAGAACATGTAATTACAGTAGGAAAATTAGCACCAGAAGTACTAAATGCCAAAGAAGATATGAAAGACCAAATTCATATGGAAACGACGTATACTTGTGGGACTGAATCTACGGTACCAATTAACACAAAACTTCCATGTGGTTGTAAAAACGAAAAAGAGAATAGTGCATTTAAAGAACTGCCAGATATGGTACATGCATGTTATGAAATAGGTCCTGGGTATGAATTAAATAAAGATGAAGAATTTATAACATTTGATGTTTATGAATTATTACATAGTACATATTGGTTTGAAAATAAATGTAAAGAAATAAAAGGTATGTATAAAAAATTATTCCCATGGACTACAGATAATCCAATAACATTTCATTGTACTCAAAGATTGACTAAAGAGGTTATAGATCATGCAGCAGAAGCAGGTTTTGAAATGATTATCCAATCTTATGCTGCACCAGACATGTCAGAATCTATGCTTACCCGAAATACGGATAGATTAAATCATTATAAGGACCTGATAGACTATGCTCATACTAAAGGAATTGATATTGGTATATATCAAGCACAATATACTTTAGGGAAATATAGAAATAATGGAGCATCATATGGTTCTAACGATATAGGACAATGGGGAACATGGTGTATGGCTAGTGCTGCCTTTGATGATTATTGGGATAATTTTAAACACTTTGTTGAATATACAGGTGTTGATTGTGTTGAAATCGATGGTGCTTATCCAGGCAGTGCTTGTGATAATGGAGAAGAACATATAAATAAAGATAGAGAGACAGATCCTGGTGATTCGTCAAGCACAACGACAGGAAACGAATCAAAATATAAGGTACATAACGGTTATTATGATTCTGTAGTAAAACAGTGGGAAAATGCAGTTAGAACGTTGACTAAAACAATGAGAGATTTAGATGTATATGTAAAATTACCTGCATGGTATTATTTGAATGGTGGAAACAAAGGAGCTATTGGATATGAAGAAATAGCTTGGAGTCAACCGAGACATGAACAACTTCTATATGGCAGGCAAATCATATATAATTCATCATATGGAAAGAATACTTCTCTAAGTTGGTCTCATATACCATTTGTCCAATATCACGGAGGTGGTGATGCTGCAGCTTTTAAACCATTTCGTGAACATTTGGATGACTATAATTGGGTATTAGCTCAGAATTTAGGTAATGGTGTTACATCAGATTATCGAGGTGATAGTTTATTTGATGATGAATCTCTGCCAATAATGAAAAAATGGGTTGATTTCTATAAGAGACATAGAGGAATTATTAATTCTGATATGATCAAAATTTCTCAAGCTATGTATCCAGAAAACTCAAATAGACAATCAACAACTAAATTAGATACACTCTATCATGTCAATTCTCAGAATGATGGTGAAAAAGGTTTACTGTGGGTATACAATCAGTCAGATGAAGAGAGGACAGAAGTAATTACTGTACCTATGTATTATACAGGACTTACTGATATGACTTATCCCAATATACCTCTAAAAGGTTCTCTTGGTAAAAATGTAAAACGTTATGGGCAATGGCCTCCTAATTATTCATGGATTCCAAGTGAAGAACCAAATTATTGTAATGAAACACCTGAAATTGGTATTACAAGAGGTCAAGCAGATTTTGTAAAAGAAGGTACGAATGTTCAAAATATGCCAATTGATTCAAATGGAAATGTTATGCTAGAAGTCACTTTGCCACCAATGTCATTTACATATTATACAATTTATGAGCAAGGACAAGTACCTGAAACAAAAATAAATATAGGAAAAGTCAATGATGTTGTTTTAACATCTAATACTGAACATTCTATTTCTTTTTCTTGGGATAAAGATGTTGAAGTAACAGTTATTCAAAATGGTGAAATATGTCCTGATGAACCTGCTGTTGATTATTTTAATATATACAGAAATGGAGAGCTAGTAGGTAGTTCTATTACCAATACTTATAGGGATGAAACATTACCTGAAAATGCTACATTTAAATATACAGTAGAAGCAGTAGTAGCAGACACAAAAGGAACCAAGAGTGATGAGTTTGTTGCAGAAACTTTAGTTGATACAGTAAATCCAGACATAATTAATGTAATTCCTTTAGAACAAAATAAAATCAAGATAATATTTAATGAGCCGATTGATGAAATGTCAGGAAGCAATATTGAGAACTATACATTTACAGAGAACATCAATGTAATAAACAGTGAGGTACATGAAAATGAGGTTACATTAACCGTAGATAATCTGATTCCAATGAAAACATATACATTAACAGTCAAAAACGTAAAAGACAGATCAGCAGCAAGTAATGTTGTTGATACTGAGGATAATAATGTAATGTATGGTTATATAAGTAGATATCCTTTAGATAGTATTGTTAATGATAAAACACCTGAGATAATTAATCAGCAACAAATTACTATAAAAAATGCAACAATCGTTAAGGATGTAATTGGAGATGTTACTAAGTTTGATTCAAGTAAAAGAGCATATGCAGACTTAGGAACTAATCTAATCAAGAATGACAGTGACTATTCAATAAGTATGTGGATAAATACGACTGATATATCAAAACAAATAATAATGAGTCAAGGTCAAGATGAAATAGCTGAAAACGATTTTACTGTTTATATTGAAGATGGTATACCGAAATTTAATATCAGTAACTCCGATAATGCTGAATCAGTCAATTTGATAAGTAAAAAAAGTATTAATTTAGGTGAGTGGAATAACATCATAGTTAGCTGTAATGGAAATTCGTATGCTATGTATTTAAATGGTGATGTAGCTGCAGAAATAAGTACAGAAAGAGTAATAGGTAATTATCATAATGCATTATATTTAGGTGCTATAACTAATTCTGCAGGTGGAGATAAAATATTTTTCTATAACGGATTAATAAGTGATGTTGAGATATTCAAAATAGGTTTAACACAAGAACAAGTAAATGGTTTATATTATTCTAATTCTATAGGTTTTAAAAATGCTTTGGCTAAGGTTGCATACATCAATAAGAAATATTATACAGATAATAGTTATAGTATATATGAAGATGCTTTTACTCAATTAAAGACTATATTGGAAAACGATGATTATGATGCCAATGAAGCAGTAAATAAATTAATCTCAGTGAATGAAGCAAAAGATAACCTCAAGCTACTTGATGAATATGAATCAGCAGTCAGTATATATTCTATGGATGAAGAAGATGGTAATGAAATCATTGATGGGCTATCAGGTAACATTGGCAATATGGCAAATGGAGATTTTATGAGATTATACACACCATTTGATAAGGGAATATACATCAATGAGACACAAAATAATTTGATTAAAATTGCATCACCTATAAAAGAATTAGATTCATATTCAATAATGGGTTGGTTCAAATATCAACCAAGAGATAATAATGATCTGAATGATGAATATGAAATGGCAGGGAAACAAGTTCTGTTATCCGATAATCAAATGAATCTATATATTGAAGATGGAAAATTGCATCTTAATATTTTGGGCAATGTAAATAATATAGAGCTTGTAGCTAATAAATCTATAAAATACGATGCCCTAGCTGAGGAAAAACGGCAGGCATTCAATAGCTTTGCAGTCATACGAGATAACAATAATTTTATTCTTTATCAAAATGGCATAGAGGTAGCAAGAGGGACACAAGATAATGTTAAAGATAGTTCATCAAATATGTATATTGGTTCGGATATAGATGAAGATAATATATTTAATGGAATAGTAGATGAATTTGTTTTCTACAATGAAGCTGTATCCAAAACAAAAATTGATAGATTTACTAATAATCTAAGTTTTGATAAAGGGAAAGCAACCAATATCTCTACGGGTAAAGACATATTCAGTGATAATATGACCGATAGGCATAGAATAAATGATGGTAAGGCACTAGATTTAGCTGGAAAAGATACACCATGGTCGGCTAGAAAAGACAATGTAGGAAAATTAATGTATGGGATTGATCTAGGAAAAGAATATCTTATTGATGCTATATCTTTCACACAATTCTATAGACCTTATGGTCAGATGGGATACGGTCAAGCTGGTTTCAGATATTATGATACTGTTATACAAGTATCAACCAAAGAAGATTTCAGTTCTGATGTAGTTACAGTATTTAATAATGATATTAATAATGAATTGGGTATGGGTAATGGTAAAGACCAATTATTTGTTTCTACCGAACTTGGAAATGATATCGTATTTGATGAACCTATAGTTGGTAGATATGTAAGACTATATAATAGTGGTTTCTATACTCTTGATGATTCCAATATGAAATCTTATGTAAATGTTGTAGAACTTGAAGCTTATGGTAGAGATAATAATAATGACGGTTCAACGAAATTTAATTTACAAGTGAATGATAATAACAGTGTAGAAATGAAACAGGGAGATGAGGTTGCATTTACTGTAACTCCTGAAAACCCCGATATTAATATTAATAATGAAAATATTATATATGATGTAAGTGATACATCACTGATTAGTATTAATGAAGATAGTCAAACAATAACAGTCATAAAAACACCAAATACAACGCAAGATATAACAATAACCGCAAAAACTCAGATTAATGGAGTAGACTATATATCTGAACCATTGATTGTGAACGTTCTAGGTGAGTTAGAGGTCAAGTGGCAAAATCTATCAGTCAGAGATGCAGAATGGATTCTAAATGAAAATGGTGAATTTATTGCTCCGGTAACTGGAAAAGATGAGGTGTTGATCAGAAAAGGTATAACTATGTCAGAAGGGGTTATTCAAGCTGATGTTTTCTTAGGGTCAGATAATGGTCAAAAGCAGGGATTAGCTATCGGTTGGGGAAATGATACAAGTGATGGTGCAAAACAACAAGGATATGAAATACTGATTAGCAAGAATAAGGTTGCAATTGAAAAAAGTGGAATAGGCATACTGAAGTCCCAACAATACATAATGGATGATAGTGATTGGGTTAGCCTAAAAACGGAATTTCAAAATGGATTAATTAATGTTTATATTGATGATGTACTTCAACTAGAGTATAGAGATAATGTCAATATTGTCAATGATTCATACGTTGGACTATTTGCGAACATGTGGCCTTACAATGAAAACGCGACTTCACCGAAATTCAGAAATACTGATTTTGGAGAAAATAAATAA
- a CDS encoding CidA/LrgA family protein, with amino-acid sequence MKLLRQFGIIIGIFLIGELLNKICHVPIPGNILGMVILFVLLSLNVIKVEAIKEISDFLLNHLAFFFIPPGVALISSLDTLSSIWLSFLFITILTTAIVMSVTGLTVQKVMKRGKK; translated from the coding sequence ATGAAACTACTAAGGCAATTCGGCATTATAATAGGTATTTTTCTAATTGGAGAACTACTGAACAAAATATGCCATGTCCCGATCCCGGGTAATATTCTTGGAATGGTAATACTTTTTGTTTTATTGAGTTTGAATGTTATCAAAGTGGAAGCGATAAAGGAAATAAGTGATTTCCTACTTAATCATTTAGCATTTTTCTTCATACCACCTGGTGTGGCATTAATCTCATCTCTTGATACATTGAGCTCTATATGGCTAAGTTTTTTATTTATAACAATTCTTACCACTGCTATCGTTATGAGTGTAACTGGTCTAACTGTGCAAAAAGTCATGAAAAGAGGTAAGAAATAA
- a CDS encoding DUF2804 domain-containing protein has translation MQNEIIHSGELLNINGDLTQKGWAKELLLHYNRPNIRTSKLKIKEWDYYCILNEKFGVAFTIADNGYIGLISITLLDFLIPTQWTKTILIPFPLGKFNMPSTSHKGNVVYNNKKCRLEFIKEGEYRYLKVNIKEFNKVDTLEGEITLHQPNNLESMVIATPFYKKHRFYYNQKINCMKAYGNLILGNKNYNFNTIPSFGVLDWGRGVWTYSNKWYWGSLSGTINNQSFGFNIGYGFGDTSNASENMLFYKDKAHKLDKVTFVIPNDSYVKPWTFTSNDNRFEMNFDPIIDRHSNSNILVIKSNQHQVFGYYSGKVILDSGQELKVNNLLGFAEEVTNRW, from the coding sequence ATGCAAAATGAGATTATTCATTCAGGTGAACTGCTTAATATTAACGGAGACTTAACTCAAAAAGGGTGGGCAAAAGAATTATTACTTCATTATAATAGACCTAATATTAGAACTTCCAAACTAAAAATCAAAGAATGGGATTACTATTGCATATTAAATGAAAAATTTGGTGTAGCCTTCACTATTGCTGATAATGGTTATATAGGATTAATATCTATAACATTACTAGACTTCCTTATACCAACCCAGTGGACAAAAACTATACTGATACCATTTCCTCTAGGTAAATTCAATATGCCTTCTACTTCACATAAAGGTAATGTTGTATACAATAACAAGAAATGCAGGCTAGAATTTATAAAAGAAGGGGAATACAGATATCTAAAAGTAAATATCAAGGAATTCAATAAAGTAGATACTCTAGAAGGTGAAATAACTTTACATCAACCTAATAATTTGGAATCTATGGTTATTGCAACTCCTTTCTATAAAAAACATCGATTCTATTACAATCAAAAAATTAATTGTATGAAAGCTTACGGAAATTTGATACTAGGCAATAAAAATTATAACTTCAATACTATACCTTCATTTGGGGTTTTAGATTGGGGGCGTGGTGTATGGACCTATTCTAATAAATGGTATTGGGGTTCTCTATCAGGTACAATAAACAACCAATCATTTGGCTTTAATATTGGATATGGCTTTGGAGATACTAGCAATGCAAGTGAAAATATGCTTTTCTACAAAGATAAAGCACATAAATTGGATAAAGTCACTTTTGTAATTCCTAATGATAGTTATGTGAAACCATGGACATTTACAAGTAACGATAATAGATTTGAAATGAATTTCGACCCTATAATAGACAGACATTCCAATTCAAATATTTTAGTAATCAAATCGAATCAGCATCAGGTTTTTGGATACTATTCAGGTAAAGTTATTCTGGATAGTGGTCAAGAATTAAAAGTAAATAATCTATTAGGTTTTGCAGAAGAAGTTACTAATAGATGGTAG